A DNA window from Candidatus Sulfidibacterium hydrothermale contains the following coding sequences:
- a CDS encoding glycosyltransferase yields MTAGILFLIYFASAILYMFLIFAFTEGWYRLSRFSFSHRDLSTPLSVIIPFRNEKENLTRLLETLLQQSYPAAFTEIIFVNDHSEDGGENLLNDFIHRQNIQNVQLISSPGTGKKAALQTGIASASGKLIVITDADCLPTRSWLTEIVTFYEQNHPRLILGPVIYDGERTLQEKLFSLEFMSLVASGAGSAGIGLPFMGNAANMAFEKKIYLDATDDALQNGFASGDDVFFIQYISRKFGRRAVTFIKNEETIVRTSPPSSVSSFLRQRIRWGSKARGYTQPWAMLVSYTVFFYNLMLTISFITGFFYPWEWIIYGLFIIIKTLIDFPLLYAFSRFAGKRRLLPLLFPFEIIYPFYITFVAFRSLFPYQWKNRQWKQ; encoded by the coding sequence ATGACAGCCGGAATTCTTTTTCTTATTTATTTTGCTTCTGCTATCCTGTATATGTTTCTGATTTTTGCTTTTACTGAAGGATGGTATCGGCTGAGCCGTTTTTCCTTTTCGCATCGCGATTTATCGACTCCGCTTTCGGTTATAATCCCTTTCCGGAATGAAAAAGAAAACTTAACCCGTTTGTTAGAAACATTGCTGCAGCAGTCGTATCCGGCAGCATTTACAGAAATCATTTTTGTAAATGATCACTCCGAAGACGGAGGGGAAAACCTGCTAAACGATTTTATTCATCGGCAAAACATTCAAAATGTACAACTGATTTCTTCTCCGGGAACAGGAAAAAAAGCGGCTTTACAAACCGGCATTGCTTCTGCCAGCGGCAAATTAATTGTTATTACCGATGCAGATTGTTTACCCACCCGCAGTTGGCTTACCGAAATTGTTACTTTTTATGAACAAAATCATCCCCGGTTGATTTTAGGCCCGGTCATTTATGACGGAGAACGCACCTTGCAGGAAAAGCTTTTTTCTCTGGAATTTATGAGTCTGGTCGCTTCCGGAGCCGGTTCGGCAGGAATCGGTTTGCCTTTTATGGGAAATGCTGCCAACATGGCTTTTGAAAAAAAAATATATCTGGATGCCACTGATGATGCATTACAAAACGGTTTCGCTTCGGGCGATGATGTCTTTTTTATCCAATACATCAGCCGTAAATTTGGCCGGCGTGCCGTAACTTTTATCAAAAACGAAGAAACCATTGTCCGCACTTCTCCCCCATCTTCCGTGTCTTCTTTTTTACGGCAACGTATCCGCTGGGGATCAAAAGCACGGGGTTATACCCAGCCCTGGGCTATGCTGGTTTCTTACACCGTTTTTTTCTATAATCTGATGCTGACCATTTCTTTTATTACCGGATTCTTTTATCCCTGGGAGTGGATTATTTACGGATTATTCATCATCATTAAAACACTGATTGACTTTCCTTTACTTTATGCTTTCAGCCGGTTTGCCGGTAAACGGCGCTTATTGCCCCTGCTTTTCCCTTTCGAAATCATTTATCCTTTTTACATTACTTTTGTAGCCTTCCGGAGCTTGTTCCCCTATCAGTGGAAAAATCGTCAATGGAAGCAGTAA